The sequence below is a genomic window from Brachyhypopomus gauderio isolate BG-103 chromosome 5, BGAUD_0.2, whole genome shotgun sequence.
ATAAAGCTTCATTTATCTTCATTTGTGTATCACAAATTGTGATTAAAGTTCAATTATTTTTagaatttaaatatttttagagTTTATATATGATTTATTGCATATTAGCATATTATTTAGAGTTTGATATCTTAAGGACTCTGGGACATTACTTCTGGGACAAACATACTAAGTTTGAGTCTACTCTTTTGAAACAAAGTAAACATGTTGAAAAACATTTCAACACTGAGTTTGGAGTTGTTTTCTGCATGAGCAATAAGATTAATCCCTACTTTTAATGTGATAGCAAATCAAGTGTCCAAGTTCATGCAATTTGTGGCTAGTTCCCCAAATAATTATATGTATATACTGTTGTGATGAGTGTAGTAAATTACACAAAGCCACTCAACACCCATTGAAATTAGTTTTCAAATTtcagtttttttaaataaacttgATTCACATTGTAattatgaataaaatatttatcTTGTTTGTCATTCTTAACTTATTTGCCAGAATAGTGTCCTTTTGTCTACCATTCAGTATATTTCATTGCctaattatatatatgtataacgTAAATTTCGTTTCCCTAAATCTTTAGTGTTTTTCAATTAAATGCAGTACATTTATTTTGTACGTAGTCACGTGTtagacttttattttggcagAATGAAATGTTGGGGGAACCCGGATGTAAGTCGTTGCTATGGACAAATGGAGCTCCTCCCAAAGCATCTAGCGTTTGCTCCCTATGTGTAATTTTGCTGTAGAAGACACAGCACCTAGAAACGATGagaatatataatatttatatatatctaCAACAATACATCGCATGagcaacattaaaaaaaatactaGATAAAAATGGCATGTTTAATCCAACGGATTTAGCGAAGATCTTTAGGCACTGCTTGAATCTAGGTATCTGCGGCCTCTGTGTAGACTAGCTGGAGGCTGGCATGCTGCATACTCGACCCCTCTGTGTTCCTGACTGAGTCGCTACTGTTGCAGACCAAGATCAGGACTGACCGCTAGAGTCGGTTTGGTGAGAGTTGCACTCGATCGCGACTCTATAGCGCGCTCGTCCGTGCTCTTATTTTGACATGAGTAAGTAGTGGCGTTCGAGCCGGGAGAAGTGATGGCTGCTAAAGTGAAGTGGGTGACCGACATAGAGAAATCAGTGCTCGTCAATAACTTTGAGAAGAGAGGATGGGTGCAAGTGACGGACAGCGAGGACTGGAACTTTTATTGGTGAGACCGGTCATTTGCACAcctgtgttttatacacacacgcgtgtgagTGGTGATCAGGTGAGATGCTCTGAGATGTTCTGTCAAACTCACCCATGTGGACGTGAAAGTGTTTCCTCCTTTGCAGGATGAGTATTCAGACCATTCGGAGCGTGTTTAGTGTGGACACGGGCTACCGCCTGTCTGATGAGCAGATGGTCAATCACTTCCCAAACCACTATGAGCTGACCAGGAAAGATCTGATGATCAAGAACATCAAACGCTACAGGAAGGACCTGGAGAAGGAGGGGAGCCCCCTGGCGGAGAAAGATGAAAGCGGAAAATACATTTACTTGGGTACCATCACATCTTAATCCTGACCAAGAGTGTCTAAAGAATTTCCTGCTTTTTTTTAATCATCAATGCCTGTTTTCTCATTTGAGATCCCTTAAATTCACCTCTAATCTACACCTCTACCTGTCTGCTCTGTCTATAATTCCACTTCTCATATCATCTGTTAAGATTTCGTGCCGGTGACGTTCATGCTGCCAGGCGACTATAACCTGTTTGTGGAGGAATTCCGCAAGAGCCCGTCCAGCACCTGGATCATGAAGCCCTGTGGGAAGGCTCAGGGCAAAGGCATTTTCCTCATCAACAAACTCTCCCAGATCAAAAAATGGTCCCGGGACAGCCGCACTTCCACGTAGGTTCCACTAGGGGGTGTAATGTAACATGGTGGCGTTGGACGTAGACCTGTACTATGTtagatgtgtctgtgtgtctttgtgtgtgctcATCAGAGATTATGAAATATTGTGCTTGGATGAACACACACTGATGGCACTGTTATACGTATCCTCATATAGCACCTGCTTTTAACATTTGTATAGTACTATTAGCACTGTCAATGCAAATATTTCCACTTACATATACATAGAAGAAtatgtaataaatatataattttagaAGGTATATAGAATTCACTTGTAATATGATTTTATTCACTTTTAAACAGTTAAACTGAGTCATGACATTAGGCTTAGCGTAAAGTCTACAGAACTCGCTAATCAAAGTTTCCTTTTAGGTTTATGGCAGCTAACAGTGGGAAGGAGGCTTATGTGATCTCACTATATATTGATAACCCACTCTTGATTGGTGGGAAGAAGTTTGATTTGCGTCTGTATGTTTTGGTTACGACCTACCGacctttaaaatgttacatgtgAGTATGAAACAGGAGCTCAGTACTTATCCAATCTCATATTTTATAGAAactacatatttacattgaacACTTTTGTTTTTAAGAGAGTTGTTATTCTTTGTTGCTTTTGCAGGTATAAACTTGGATTTTGCAGATTTTgcacagtaaaatatacccctAGCACTAGCGAACTGGACAATATGTTTGTTCACCTTACAAATGTCGCAATCCAAAAACATGGGGTAAGTGGAgatttgtgtgcatgtgactattgaagtgtttgtgtgcatgtaagtgtgaacacacccacatgtaagatctgtgtgtctgcaggacGATTACAACCATGTGCATGGTGGTAAATGGACAGTCAGTAACCTGCGGCTGTATCTAGAAAGCACCAGAGGAAAGGAGGTGACCAACCATCTCTTCGACCAGATCTACTGGATCGTGGTGCAGTCACTCAAAGCCGTGGCTGTAAGTGAACTCACTGTCACAGACATCCTGTCTTTCCCTGATCTTAACGAAATAATAAAACGATGATGAATTGTACAGTATAGTTGTGTAGTGACCATTTGTTGTTATATTGGCACAAGTGACTATAACAACATTTAGAAGCCGATGTGTTCTTCAGTCAGGTCAGAGGATGCTTTGCTAAAATGTACATTAAAAAGTGCAGAGAGGTTCAAGTATAACAGGTCTGTGATTCTGTATCATGATGTGCACACCCTTAAATTAAATACagattattttatttcatgaaCAATGTATACAGAGCTAAACCCAAGCCAAAGAGTCAGCGCATAAACACAGACTGCACTATATATCATAAACAAGACTGATTTAACTCAATATGCACAATCAACGATACTGTTCTCTTTTTGCTTTAGATATTGTCATTTCATACCTTCAGTTCCTTATTTAAACCTTAAAATCAACAATAACATTTGTCGTAGTAACCGCAAGGcaccaacacccacacaaaACCTTCCTTCCTGCtttctcacccacattccccccgCAGCCCGTCATGAACAATGACAAACACTGCTTCGAATGTTATGGCTATGACATCATCATTGATGACAAACTCAAGCCATGGCTTATTGAGGTAAGTCTTCTATCTCTCACACGCTGACATTTTTCCAATGTCAATGAGGAAGTGTGCCACACCCAGTTATAAGACTGGCCTTAGAATccattactgacattaatgcTACATGTAGACAGGACTGTTATCTCAGTTAATGTACTTGGGTTTGAGAGAGTGCAAAAGAGTGTTGCTTTCTGTCGTATTATATCCGTCAGTGGAATTGAATTTGTATAATTTTGAATGATAGTAAGATTTAGTAAATGTCATTGATGTTGCATTCATGTAGGATTATAATGTTGGCAATTTGCAAATAAAGACcagtttttatatttatattcatattGTTAGAACTTTTTCCATTACCATTATTGGTAATAATTGCAGAGGATTTCacattttaatcattttaaatcTGTTGTAGAAAATAACTCAGTTTAATTCTGTTTACTGAAGAAGGGTGCCAGTGAGTGGCAATTAAAAGAGTAAACCCCACTTTAGTGACTTAGGAGAGACTCCTAACAGCATAAAGATTAGATACACTCAGTATCTGTAGAATAGTAAAAGTGTACTATATCCCCTGTACATTAAAAGTACCtctacaaagagcaagattgaAAAAGTTCCTGAtaaaactctgtgtgtgtgtgtgtgtgtgtgtgtgtgtgtgtgtgtcaggtgaatGCATCTCCTTCCCTCACATCGAGCACGGCTAATGACCGCATTCTGAAGTACAACCTCATCAACGACACCCTCAACATCGTTGCGCCCGGTGGTGAAATCCCAGACTGCCGCTGGAGCCGTAGCCCACCTAAGGAGGCTCTGGGGAACTACCAGCTCCTGTGAGTGATGACCTCATTCATCAATAGAGTTGTACGGATTTACATACAGCTCACAAAAGTATCTGACAAGTGACACCATTCTGAGACTTTTGGTGGTCTGGCATTTTCACATTAAACATGCTTTGATGCATATCAGAAGAACCACTTATCAGATCCACAAGATGAAGCGTAATTTGTACTTATTTGAAGAAAAGCAGAATCAATAAAATAGTGTAATTGTCTAAATTATTTTGCAGCTCTCTGTACAATTACTGGCCCAGTTAAAAAACAGGTTCAAAATATATAAAGTATAAAATTGTATTACATACTTTTTATTGTTCTTGTTTATtgctgaaaagaaaaaaagagaaggTATAATTGTGTGCATGGTGGCCTGTATATTATTAGAAACATGATTAATGCTGCCAGCGTCATTGACTGTGGCCCCAAGGGCAGCTTTGAAAAATGCTCCTTCGAACCAGCGACCTAAGGATGTCCGATACagcctctacagtcctccgctctaccaacTGAGCTATCGAAGGGACAGAAGTTAGAATGTAATAAGAACTCAGTTCAGTATACAGAACTTGAAATCCCAAATGTAGCAAATAAATAGGCATGGATTATTtgttatttataattatttatagTTATTTGTGCACATGAATGTAGTCTGAATAATTATTCATAAGGTACTGTTGCAATATGTGATTGAACTGTTTGTTCTCCTTCTCTGTCAGTTATGATGAAGAACAGACTCTGAGCGAAAACACTGACCGAGAATTCCGGAACCGCTCTGCTCAGTCGGTGGGATCGAAAAGCACAAGGTCAAGCAATGTCCGCCCGGCAACGGCAACCTGGAAGTGATGTCATGATCCTGACAACTGACCACGCCTCCACTGCCACCGATTTTGGTGCAGACAAAGATTCTGGGAACGTGAACACGTTTGCACTTTGACTGATGGTCAGAGTCTTCCTGGCCCCTCCAAATCCCACGGAGGAATGTGCACACATCCCTGCATGACGTTAAAAAAGCTGCAGAGTGAGGTAACTCCCCTGTGTTGCATGACTCTTAAGAAAGCTCCAAATCTATTAATACATTTCCAAATTTTGCAATGTTGTTCGTGAAGACTGAAAGGCCAAATTAATCACCAAAAGGGATAAAATGTTGAAACCTTCCCCCTTTACTTGTGGACATTGTTCACATTTAGTGCTCTGTTAAACTACAGTgatctgtgtttgttttttctaaCAGTTTTTTTATGCGTCTCATTTGTTGTAGATGCAAAGTGTGCAAATGTAGGCTGACATTTGTGAAAAGCAGTCAGTCTGCATAATAAATGTAAGGTGTTTGGTTACCATGCAGTGGTATTTTATCATTGCCACAAAGTTCCTTCTTGTAAGATGACCAGTAAGAGAGGAAAACCACAGTAGGAAGCTGCGTATTCTCTAAATATGGACTGTGCAGCCTGAAGTTGATTATAGTGAGGCCATATGGATTTGGAAGCGTCCAATAAACTGTCGAAACCACCCGTCTCTGGTCTCTAATTGTTTCGCTTTTATTAAGAAGGGATGATGCTGATGTCACATTTGAGATGGTGGCGTATTGAAAATGTCAACCTTTGCAGACCGATGACAATTTATTGAGTTTCACACTTACTATGGACAATTAACATTTAAGAAGCTAATTTAATTGCTAAAACTGTTTACAGTACTTAATCTGGATGGTTATCACTATTACTCCAACTCCTGGGAACGCACTAAAACTAAAAATTGTAGTAGCCTACAAATCATGTCTTTAAATATATATGTGAGAGATGTCCTTACATTGTCCGTAAACATAATTTTACATTCACTTCATTCCGCCACAAACAtgcttttgtttctttgttttgaaAGTGTTGTTAGATAAAATATTTATTGAGGACAGCCTTTAATGTAGCCTGTCCTGGAGCCTGACAACCCAGAGGCATAATGCTGAGGTACAACGAATGATGCACTGTTTACTGCTCGGTTTTTTCTGCAATTTCTGTAAAGTGCATGAATGCCCCCCTGCAGttttttgcatttatttatgTAGTGTGCAATGACTGCTGTGTAGTGTTTATGCATTATAGATCTACCACAGAAGTGGTAGGTTTTGAGTAAATATAAAATAGTTTGAATCAATTATTTGATTTGGAAGTAAAGTCAAATGTTTTGAGTGTGCAGCTTGATTTTTAAGATTGTGTTTATTGCTTTGATAAAAGAGGAAATTTCAGGAAACGTGTTGTAGCAATTATGAAAAACTATAAGGAGTTTAGACTTTTCCCAACACTTGTTTGACAAACAGCGTTATCAATATGTGACAATGGTAAAACTGACCAGTAGGCGTCACCGTAGAGCTGGGCGTTGGGAGTGTTTCAACAACATTGTTGCTATTGCTTCTAACTTTTCAGTGTTACGTAAAGTCTCGCTTTGGCCATGTTTTACAAGCATGACTATTAATAGGAGAGCATAACAAAAATAGCAAATTCAAGCACTATTGTTTTCAATATACTCCGTCTTTCTTGTAGTGTTCTAAACCTCTACACCGACGTTTAGTCATTTAGGGTTTTAGAGGTAACCCAACGTTCCGATTAACTTCACCAAAAGCATGAAATATAGTTTTCAAAATAAACCTCCATATATAATAAAACATATACTGCCTTGTAAATGCATTTTGAAGGGAATACTTACACACCGAATTCAATGGAATAAAGCTCGATTGCCTTTGCTAGTTAGTCATCTCTTTCTTATTCACGAACATTCATATTCAAAACAGGACACGCTTCACTTTAACACACAACACCGATCATGTGCACCAGAACACATCCAAACCATCCACGTGTGTCCCACACCTCGCTGGGCGCGCGAACTTCCGGAGCTGTATGCGGCGCTCTCTGTCACGTGGGGGTGTGACGTCAGAGCCGCGCGCCCCGCTCCGCGAGGACGGTTCCGCTCTCCGTCAGTGTGTGTCCGACTAAAACAAGGCGAGCGGAAAGATACCCGAACAACGAGGAGTTCTCGCTTCTGCGCGGTTCGTTTGGACCTAACTCGACTAGATAAGGTAAAAAAAGAACCTCTAAATGTTTTCTGGTTTTATAGGAATGTTTATTAATCTTGTGTTATGTCAGTTTCAGCAGGAGTGTTGTGGTGGTTTTAATCTCATCCGTGGCTGGACCGCGGCGCTGAGACTCTAGTTGGCCGGTTGGTACTATAGTTCGAGTCGGTGTTGGGCGGGGCGGGACCTGAGCTAGTTGGACCTTTAGTTAGCTTTAAGAAGCCCAGCTGGAAGGTCTCGTGTAGCCTGTGTCCCTCCTTAGCTGGCTAGCTACTTGTGCTTTAAACCTTCTCCTCGTTTTAAACATTAGCTAACCGTATAGCGTAAATGTAACCGGGCCACTTCTAAAGTCCAGTTCAGTCTGTCCCTGAGGTCCATTTGCGCTGCTTTAAGCTGTGTTTCAGTGTCCTGAGAGGTTCGTGTGACTGGCTAGCTGATCTCAGATCGACATTATTAACGTAGTTACTTCACTAACTACCTACACAGTAAAAGTTTACAACGTTGCACCCAAAAACTGCTGAATAATTGAAAGACAGTCCAAACATTTAGTTGTATATTCTCAGATCTGGGTGAATCCACTTTGTGGCCCCAGGCTATGGAAAAATAGAGCCCTCTAAAATGAACATAATCTTTGTGTATTTTGAAAACAAGGATATTAGCCGTTATAAAAACCTAAAATAGCACTTCTACACTCATTCTGATTCagtctaaataaataaatctcgtAGGCTGAGGTCTGAGCAAAGATGTGGCATAGCAAATTGTTGCTAAAATAACAGTTGCTTGACAGTTAATATTCTAACTATATTATCTGATCAGTTTTGAATTTTCTCTTGTTGCAGTTTTCATTTGCAGGTCCCACTTTCAAATATCATTGGGTGAAGTAAATGTCAGTTATTCAGACTGATTGATGCAAGACCCACTGACTTGTAGCATGACCCTGACCG
It includes:
- the ttll1 gene encoding polyglutamylase complex subunit TTLL1; amino-acid sequence: MAAKVKWVTDIEKSVLVNNFEKRGWVQVTDSEDWNFYWMSIQTIRSVFSVDTGYRLSDEQMVNHFPNHYELTRKDLMIKNIKRYRKDLEKEGSPLAEKDESGKYIYLDFVPVTFMLPGDYNLFVEEFRKSPSSTWIMKPCGKAQGKGIFLINKLSQIKKWSRDSRTSTFMAANSGKEAYVISLYIDNPLLIGGKKFDLRLYVLVTTYRPLKCYMYKLGFCRFCTVKYTPSTSELDNMFVHLTNVAIQKHGDDYNHVHGGKWTVSNLRLYLESTRGKEVTNHLFDQIYWIVVQSLKAVAPVMNNDKHCFECYGYDIIIDDKLKPWLIEVNASPSLTSSTANDRILKYNLINDTLNIVAPGGEIPDCRWSRSPPKEALGNYQLLYDEEQTLSENTDREFRNRSAQSVGSKSTRSSNVRPATATWK